In Aquimarina sp. TRL1, a single window of DNA contains:
- a CDS encoding isoaspartyl peptidase/L-asparaginase family protein — protein sequence MSDRRDFLKKAAIGTLGISTLYGCTENKKEKSEKKEIPQDNDNKGRKPLIIATWNHGLAANEAAWKKLHQGSTGIEAIEAGVRIPEADPAVRSVGYGGYPDREGKVTLDACIMDHRSDCGAVSFLQGIKHPISVAKKVLEDTPHVMLSGEGALQFALSKGFKEENLLTAAAEKDWKEWLEKSKYQPVINIENHDTISMLVLDTDGNLSGGCTTSGAAWKMHGRVGDSPIIGAGLFLDNEVGAAAATGLGEAVIRTAGSAMVVELMRQGKNPEEACKEIVERIYEKHKNHRDMEYLQVGFIAVNAKGVYGGYSLRSGFNYAVYDEQQGNRMEDAAFKMNWD from the coding sequence ATGTCTGATAGAAGAGATTTTTTAAAAAAAGCAGCTATAGGTACACTGGGAATTAGTACGCTATATGGATGTACAGAAAATAAAAAAGAGAAGTCAGAGAAAAAGGAAATTCCTCAGGATAACGATAACAAAGGAAGAAAACCTTTGATTATAGCTACCTGGAATCATGGATTGGCAGCGAATGAAGCAGCCTGGAAAAAATTACATCAGGGAAGTACAGGTATTGAAGCGATCGAAGCTGGGGTTAGAATTCCGGAAGCAGACCCTGCTGTTCGCAGTGTAGGTTATGGAGGGTATCCTGATCGGGAAGGAAAAGTAACACTGGATGCCTGTATTATGGATCATAGAAGTGATTGTGGTGCTGTTTCGTTTCTACAGGGAATTAAACATCCGATTTCAGTAGCAAAGAAAGTATTAGAAGATACACCTCATGTAATGCTATCCGGAGAAGGAGCATTGCAGTTTGCCTTGTCCAAAGGATTTAAAGAAGAAAATCTGTTGACAGCTGCAGCAGAAAAAGACTGGAAAGAATGGTTAGAAAAATCAAAGTACCAGCCAGTTATTAACATAGAAAATCACGATACCATCAGCATGCTGGTATTGGATACAGATGGAAACCTTTCAGGAGGTTGTACGACCAGTGGGGCAGCCTGGAAAATGCATGGACGTGTCGGAGATTCTCCGATTATCGGGGCGGGTCTATTCCTGGATAATGAAGTAGGTGCAGCCGCTGCAACAGGCTTGGGAGAAGCCGTTATCCGAACTGCAGGAAGTGCTATGGTCGTGGAACTAATGCGACAGGGAAAAAATCCGGAAGAAGCCTGCAAAGAAATTGTAGAGCGAATTTATGAGAAACATAAAAATCATCGGGATATGGAATATCTGCAGGTAGGGTTTATTGCGGTAAACGCAAAAGGAGTCTATGGAGGGTATAGCCTGAGATCAGGATTTAATTACGCTGTGTATGATGAGCAGCAGGGAAACAGGATGGAAGATGCTGCCTTTAAAATGAATTGGGACTAA
- a CDS encoding family 20 glycosylhydrolase, with amino-acid sequence MTTTIKKQFLLCVILLMTIGCTSKEPYQYDAADINIIPKPKTLLCRPGAFEFTEKTRFVINNKEEAAIAEMLIQKFSTATGWTLTTTETIPAENYVAFTINKALKKEAYEIAVAEDHIVLTAGEASGFLYAIQSLRQLLPPEIETKGADQKTKWLVPAVSIKDEPRFQWRGLMLDISRHFFGKEYIKEVIDGLAFHKMNVLHLHLVDDQGWRIEIKKYPRLTTVGAWRVDQEDKHWNDRRAVSPDEKGTYGGFLTQEELKEIVAYADKKNITVIPEIEMPAHVSSAIAAYPHLSCKGNSIGVPSGGLWPITDIYCAGQESTFVFLEDVLKEVMDIFPSQYIHIGGDEATKTNWEHCPYCRQRMKDEGLSEVEELQSYFIKRIEKFINAHGKKLIGWDEILEGGLAPDATVMSWRGVKGGLEAAAQGHDVVMTPGTHCYFDHYQGKKEEEPLAIGGFTPLSKVYQFDPVVPSMTAEAAKHVLGGQANLWSEYITTTAHSQYMIYPRLAALAETVWSPKEARDWGDFSDRIQTMFDRYEYQGIHYAKSSFRIRPEVIVDTSSNSVTLQLKNEYPNADIQYVLGTDTLSEKAIQYTKPIPMDTTITLTASLFKNNKAIGTVLKDTIVFHKAVGNQVSYVAPYHKKYKGTGTRSLVNAIRGSKNFGDGQWQAWLGNDMEVIIDLGKEQAIHKTIVGSMQDQGNGIYYPVGIEVFTSLDGTQFTKKGQMTRKHQLDRTVALNEFDVTFETHKTRYVKVKATSIKEVPHGGDVWLFTDEILIE; translated from the coding sequence ATGACCACTACCATTAAAAAACAATTTCTGCTATGTGTAATACTATTGATGACTATTGGATGCACCTCCAAAGAACCATATCAGTATGACGCAGCAGATATTAACATTATTCCCAAACCCAAAACCCTGCTGTGTCGCCCGGGCGCTTTTGAGTTTACGGAAAAAACTCGTTTTGTAATCAACAACAAAGAAGAAGCTGCTATTGCAGAGATGCTAATCCAAAAGTTTTCAACAGCAACAGGATGGACATTGACGACTACAGAAACCATTCCGGCAGAGAATTATGTAGCTTTTACCATCAATAAAGCATTGAAAAAAGAAGCCTATGAGATAGCAGTAGCAGAAGACCATATCGTATTAACAGCAGGAGAGGCTTCAGGTTTCTTATACGCCATACAATCACTTCGTCAATTGTTACCTCCGGAAATTGAAACAAAAGGAGCTGATCAAAAGACAAAATGGTTAGTACCGGCAGTTTCTATTAAGGATGAACCGAGGTTTCAATGGAGAGGGTTGATGTTGGATATTTCGCGTCATTTTTTCGGAAAAGAATATATAAAAGAAGTCATTGATGGGCTGGCTTTTCATAAAATGAACGTTTTGCATTTACACCTGGTAGACGATCAGGGGTGGCGAATCGAAATAAAAAAATACCCCCGGTTAACTACAGTAGGTGCCTGGCGAGTAGATCAGGAAGATAAACATTGGAATGATAGAAGAGCAGTAAGTCCTGATGAGAAAGGAACTTATGGTGGTTTTTTGACACAAGAAGAACTTAAGGAGATTGTAGCTTATGCCGATAAAAAGAATATAACCGTCATTCCGGAGATAGAAATGCCTGCTCATGTATCCAGTGCCATTGCAGCATATCCGCACCTGTCCTGTAAAGGGAATAGTATTGGAGTTCCCTCTGGAGGGCTTTGGCCAATAACAGATATTTACTGTGCAGGACAAGAAAGTACTTTTGTTTTTCTGGAAGATGTATTAAAGGAAGTGATGGATATTTTCCCTTCTCAGTACATTCATATCGGGGGGGATGAAGCGACCAAGACCAATTGGGAACATTGTCCTTATTGTAGACAGCGAATGAAAGATGAAGGTCTGAGTGAAGTAGAAGAATTGCAAAGTTATTTTATAAAGAGAATAGAGAAGTTTATCAATGCCCATGGGAAAAAATTAATAGGCTGGGATGAAATATTAGAAGGAGGACTGGCTCCGGATGCTACGGTAATGAGTTGGAGAGGAGTGAAAGGTGGTCTGGAAGCGGCTGCGCAGGGACATGATGTGGTGATGACTCCGGGAACCCATTGTTATTTTGATCATTATCAAGGCAAAAAAGAAGAAGAGCCATTAGCGATTGGAGGATTTACTCCTTTATCCAAGGTATATCAATTTGATCCGGTAGTACCTTCTATGACTGCTGAAGCTGCTAAACATGTATTGGGAGGGCAGGCAAACCTTTGGTCAGAGTATATTACTACAACAGCGCATTCTCAATATATGATATATCCGCGTTTGGCTGCCCTGGCCGAAACAGTGTGGAGTCCTAAAGAAGCTAGAGATTGGGGTGATTTCTCAGATCGTATCCAAACGATGTTCGACCGATATGAATATCAGGGAATACACTATGCCAAAAGTTCGTTTAGAATACGACCAGAAGTAATTGTAGATACTTCTAGCAATAGCGTGACGCTACAATTAAAAAATGAGTACCCCAATGCTGATATTCAGTATGTACTGGGAACGGATACACTCTCAGAGAAAGCCATACAATATACCAAACCGATTCCTATGGATACAACTATAACACTTACAGCTTCTTTATTCAAAAATAATAAAGCAATTGGTACGGTCTTAAAAGATACAATTGTCTTTCATAAGGCAGTAGGAAATCAAGTCAGCTATGTAGCACCTTATCACAAGAAATATAAAGGAACAGGAACCCGTAGTTTGGTTAATGCTATACGTGGATCAAAAAACTTTGGAGATGGACAATGGCAAGCTTGGCTAGGAAACGACATGGAGGTAATCATAGACCTGGGTAAGGAGCAAGCAATTCACAAAACCATTGTAGGAAGTATGCAAGACCAGGGAAATGGAATTTATTACCCTGTAGGAATAGAAGTATTTACTTCATTAGACGGAACACAATTCACCAAAAAAGGACAGATGACACGAAAACATCAATTAGACAGAACAGTAGCATTAAACGAGTTTGATGTGACATTCGAAACCCATAAAACCCGTTATGTAAAAGTAAAAGCAACTAGTATTAAAGAAGTACCTCATGGAGGCGATGTATGGTTGTTTACTGATGAAATTTTAATCGAATAA
- a CDS encoding alpha-L-fucosidase has product MKTQYSITCYLWLLLLPVLHAQEQATSTDSRMEWFSNAKLGIFIHWGYYGVNGISESWSMYHKKISYDAYMDQAKGFTASQYDPDKWAAFFKKVGARYSVLTTKHHDGVALWGTNLSELNVVKKTPAKKDLVAPYVQALRKEGLKVGLYYSLCDWSHPDYEVVFPRPDTKKDYPQQGLENLTKWERFVRFYKGQLKELNDQFHPDLYWFDGDWEKSSEEWRAKGLKDSLLAWNPATIVNSRLKTYGDYSTPEQGIPVVRPEGPWEFCMTMNDNWGYYPSDTNYKPVAQIIRTFVEVIASGGNLLLNIGMKPDGTIPREQEERLTELGAWIQKHREAVYTTTAGLPYGHFNGPTLISKDKTKLYLCVFDAPRHYISLKGIQNKIQNIRVIGSNSSIAFVRNGGASWNNIPGIVRIDSPPEKLLDPYVTILEVTLDTPLKLYRGHGNAVELND; this is encoded by the coding sequence ATGAAAACGCAATATTCTATAACATGCTATTTATGGTTGCTGTTGCTTCCTGTTCTTCATGCACAGGAGCAGGCAACATCTACGGATTCCCGGATGGAGTGGTTCTCCAATGCTAAACTCGGTATTTTTATTCATTGGGGATATTATGGTGTTAATGGGATATCAGAATCCTGGTCTATGTATCATAAGAAAATTTCCTATGATGCGTATATGGATCAGGCAAAAGGATTTACTGCCAGTCAGTATGATCCTGATAAATGGGCTGCTTTTTTTAAGAAAGTAGGAGCGAGATATAGTGTATTAACTACTAAGCATCATGATGGGGTGGCCTTATGGGGTACGAACTTAAGTGAGCTGAATGTGGTGAAAAAAACCCCGGCAAAAAAAGATCTGGTAGCTCCATATGTTCAGGCTTTGCGAAAGGAAGGACTAAAAGTTGGGCTGTACTATTCGTTATGTGATTGGTCACATCCTGATTATGAGGTTGTTTTTCCAAGACCGGATACCAAAAAAGACTATCCGCAGCAAGGATTGGAAAATCTGACGAAATGGGAACGTTTTGTCAGGTTTTATAAAGGACAGTTAAAAGAATTAAATGACCAGTTTCACCCCGATTTGTATTGGTTTGATGGGGATTGGGAAAAATCTAGTGAAGAGTGGCGAGCCAAAGGACTAAAGGATTCTTTATTAGCCTGGAATCCTGCCACTATTGTCAATTCCAGATTAAAAACCTATGGAGATTATAGTACTCCGGAACAAGGAATTCCTGTGGTACGACCAGAAGGTCCCTGGGAGTTCTGTATGACGATGAATGATAATTGGGGATACTACCCCAGTGATACCAATTACAAGCCTGTAGCGCAGATTATCCGCACATTTGTAGAAGTGATCGCTTCAGGAGGAAATTTGTTGCTTAATATTGGGATGAAACCCGATGGGACTATTCCCAGGGAACAAGAAGAACGGTTGACCGAATTGGGAGCGTGGATTCAGAAACACAGGGAGGCAGTCTATACAACTACTGCTGGACTGCCATATGGACACTTTAATGGACCTACCTTAATTAGTAAGGATAAAACAAAGCTATACTTATGTGTATTTGATGCCCCCAGACATTATATTTCTTTAAAAGGAATTCAAAATAAGATTCAGAATATACGAGTGATAGGAAGTAATTCCTCTATAGCTTTTGTCCGGAACGGAGGGGCTTCATGGAATAATATTCCGGGAATTGTACGTATTGACTCTCCCCCAGAAAAATTATTAGATCCCTATGTAACCATTCTGGAAGTGACATTGGATACTCCCTTAAAGTTATATAGAGGGCATGGGAATGCAGTAGAACTAAACGATTAA
- a CDS encoding GH92 family glycosyl hydrolase gives MIVTIKKGIGVLGCLLLFSCMSKEEKTTVETEIPKPKLKESLIGYVNPLMGTDSEFSLSNGNTYPAIARPWGMNFWTPMTAKMGDGWTYKYDDHTIRGIKQTHQPSPWINDYAAFSLMGVTGNLKYKEDERASWFSHKAEIVKPHYYQVYLADYDINMEVSPTERAAHFRMTFPEADSSYIVLDAFFKGSKVTIIPEERKIIGYCRNNNGGVPDNFHNYFVAEFDKDFEVYHSWGDQWKLQRNIKESEGEHVGAIVGFKTRKGEEVHVKVASSFISPEQAQITLDREIGEDTFETTKKKAKEAWEQELGRIRIEDESIDDLRTFYSCLYRVLLFPRKFYEYDANNSIHHYSPYNGKVLPGYMFTDNGFWDTFRAVFPFFNLMYPDLNKNIMEGLANTYKESGWLPEWASPGHRDCMIGSNSAPIIADAMSKGVEMNGELLLEAMLKNATVATGRPVNSVGRAGLTEYNALGYVPYDVRIHENVARTLEYAYADFAIASMAERMGKQQLAATYYQKAMNYKNVFDPETRWMRGKNKNGSFQKPFNPLKWGDAFTEGNSLHYTWSVFHDVQGLIDLMGGNEAFVNRLDEVFSMPPDFDASYYGFTIHEIREMQLVNMGNYAHGNQPIQHMIYLYNYAGKPYKTQKQIREVLTKLYAATPDGYCGDEDNGQTSAWYVFSALGFYPVTPVINQYVIGSPLFDKVTIQLSNGNVFKISSSENDKEAPYIQEASLNKLPYAKTFLSYDTIQKGGTLHFRMGTTPNKNWGNAPDAVPYSLSNQ, from the coding sequence ATGATAGTAACAATAAAAAAAGGAATAGGTGTTTTGGGATGCCTGCTCTTATTTTCTTGTATGTCAAAAGAAGAAAAGACAACAGTAGAAACAGAAATTCCGAAACCTAAGCTGAAGGAATCTCTCATTGGGTATGTAAATCCTCTGATGGGAACGGATTCAGAATTTAGCCTGTCAAATGGAAATACCTATCCTGCCATTGCACGTCCCTGGGGTATGAATTTCTGGACGCCAATGACCGCCAAAATGGGAGATGGATGGACTTATAAGTACGATGATCATACCATACGAGGGATTAAACAAACGCATCAGCCCAGCCCATGGATTAATGATTATGCAGCCTTCTCACTGATGGGGGTTACAGGAAATTTGAAATATAAAGAAGATGAGCGTGCCTCCTGGTTCTCTCATAAGGCAGAGATTGTAAAACCTCATTACTATCAGGTATATCTGGCAGACTATGATATTAATATGGAGGTGAGTCCTACTGAACGGGCAGCTCATTTTAGAATGACGTTTCCGGAAGCAGATAGCTCCTATATAGTCTTAGATGCTTTTTTTAAAGGATCTAAAGTAACCATAATCCCCGAAGAACGAAAAATAATCGGGTATTGTAGGAATAATAATGGAGGGGTTCCCGATAATTTCCACAACTATTTTGTAGCAGAATTTGATAAAGATTTTGAAGTATATCATAGTTGGGGAGATCAATGGAAATTACAACGTAATATCAAAGAAAGTGAAGGAGAGCATGTAGGAGCAATTGTAGGATTTAAAACCAGAAAAGGAGAAGAAGTACATGTAAAAGTCGCTTCTTCCTTTATTAGCCCTGAACAAGCACAAATAACACTGGATAGAGAGATCGGAGAAGATACATTTGAAACCACCAAAAAAAAGGCAAAAGAAGCCTGGGAACAGGAATTAGGAAGAATTCGGATAGAAGATGAATCAATTGATGACTTGAGAACCTTTTATTCATGCTTGTATAGAGTGTTGTTATTTCCCAGGAAGTTTTATGAATATGATGCGAATAATTCTATTCATCACTACAGTCCTTATAACGGAAAAGTACTTCCAGGTTATATGTTTACTGATAATGGTTTTTGGGATACGTTCAGAGCTGTATTTCCTTTTTTTAATCTGATGTATCCTGATCTCAATAAAAATATAATGGAAGGATTGGCAAATACCTATAAGGAGTCTGGATGGTTACCAGAATGGGCAAGTCCAGGTCATAGGGATTGTATGATAGGATCCAATTCTGCACCGATTATTGCTGACGCGATGAGTAAAGGGGTTGAGATGAATGGAGAACTATTATTAGAGGCAATGCTTAAAAATGCTACCGTAGCAACAGGACGCCCTGTTAATTCTGTTGGAAGAGCCGGACTTACAGAATATAATGCTTTGGGGTATGTACCTTATGATGTTCGTATTCATGAAAATGTAGCGAGAACCTTAGAATATGCTTATGCTGATTTTGCCATTGCTAGCATGGCAGAACGGATGGGAAAACAACAGCTTGCAGCTACGTACTATCAGAAAGCCATGAACTATAAAAATGTATTTGATCCCGAAACCAGATGGATGCGGGGAAAAAATAAAAATGGAAGCTTTCAGAAACCCTTTAATCCACTGAAGTGGGGAGATGCATTTACAGAAGGGAATAGTTTACATTATACCTGGTCTGTGTTTCACGATGTACAGGGGTTAATTGATCTTATGGGAGGAAATGAAGCATTTGTGAATAGATTGGATGAAGTTTTTAGCATGCCTCCTGATTTTGATGCTTCATACTATGGGTTTACCATTCATGAAATCAGAGAAATGCAATTGGTTAATATGGGAAATTACGCACATGGAAATCAGCCCATCCAGCATATGATATATTTATATAATTATGCTGGAAAACCATATAAAACCCAGAAACAGATTAGAGAGGTATTGACAAAATTGTATGCAGCTACTCCTGATGGATATTGTGGAGATGAGGATAATGGGCAGACATCAGCCTGGTATGTTTTTAGTGCTTTGGGATTCTATCCGGTAACTCCGGTGATCAATCAATATGTAATCGGTAGTCCTTTGTTTGATAAAGTAACAATTCAATTGAGTAACGGTAATGTATTTAAAATCAGTAGTTCAGAAAATGATAAAGAAGCACCGTATATACAAGAGGCTAGCCTGAATAAACTTCCGTATGCGAAGACATTTCTTTCTTATGATACGATTCAAAAAGGAGGAACACTTCATTTCCGTATGGGAACGACACCAAATAAAAACTGGGGAAATGCTCCTGATGCAGTCCCTTATTCATTAAGCAATCAATAA
- a CDS encoding GH92 family glycosyl hydrolase: MQSLFCQYHYLRNRFILSILTFVGVLGNAQEISRYVNPFIGTSNFGATNPGAVAPRGMVSVSPFNVSGKQNTMDKDSQWLSTPYVKENHFLTGFSHVNLSGVGCPDLGVLIAMPTIGVVETDPLKYGSTYSAEVARAGYYKTHLEASGITVETTATPRVGISRYTFPKGKSNVLLNLGLGLTNEQGAMVKVVSPTEIEGVRTVGSFCYYKPEETYPIYFVARFDKPAREFGIWKHTQKYKGVEGQWMGYNGKTRTYRNYYKEVVGDSIGTYFSYDFKETTQLQLSIGISYVSIENARENLEKELGKNTFESVYSETRKQWDKVLGRIEVSGGTENEKTIFYTALYHTLLHPNILNDYNGEYPAMATRETKHTTGNRFTVFSFWDTYRNLHALMSLLYPKQQSDMVKSMLAIYKESGWLPKWELNATETTTMVGDPAGIVIADTYLRGIDDFDIEVAYEAMCKSADQITDNPLRPGLEDYLQKGYLTTSTTSSGSVSTTQEYNISDFAIAQLAQKLGKKEAYERYTKRAVSYRKLFDKKLNLLRPKNDDGSWYHPFNPDTGANFVKNFGFIEGNSWQYTFMVTHDIPHLIKMMGGKEPFTKQLKKVFDNKQFDMANEPDIAYPFLFNYVKGKERLTQDMVDQLRTTYFKNSPDGLPGNDDTGTMSAWLIYTMMGIYPVSPAEPIYTISRPVFDRVTIHLDPAYYEENTLIIKKEGNPKGYIKHLELGGKKHEHFFITHDELTRTGSLTIYLK; the protein is encoded by the coding sequence ATGCAATCACTGTTTTGTCAATATCATTATCTAAGGAACCGCTTTATTCTTTCTATATTAACATTTGTAGGAGTGTTAGGAAATGCACAAGAAATAAGTAGGTATGTCAATCCTTTTATCGGAACATCTAATTTTGGAGCGACAAATCCAGGAGCAGTAGCTCCGAGAGGAATGGTTAGTGTCTCTCCGTTTAATGTATCGGGAAAACAGAATACAATGGATAAGGATAGTCAGTGGTTATCGACGCCTTATGTAAAAGAAAACCACTTTTTGACCGGCTTCTCTCATGTAAACTTAAGTGGGGTAGGCTGTCCGGATTTAGGAGTGCTTATTGCGATGCCTACTATCGGTGTTGTAGAGACAGATCCCCTGAAATATGGAAGTACATACTCAGCAGAAGTTGCCCGTGCAGGATATTATAAAACTCATCTTGAAGCTTCTGGGATTACGGTTGAAACAACAGCTACCCCCAGAGTAGGAATTAGCAGGTATACATTTCCTAAAGGAAAATCCAATGTACTTCTCAATCTGGGATTAGGATTAACCAATGAGCAGGGTGCCATGGTTAAGGTGGTCTCTCCTACAGAAATAGAAGGTGTGCGTACTGTAGGATCATTTTGCTATTACAAGCCAGAAGAAACCTATCCTATATATTTTGTAGCGCGTTTTGATAAACCTGCTCGTGAGTTTGGGATATGGAAACATACACAAAAATACAAGGGAGTAGAAGGACAATGGATGGGATATAATGGTAAAACCAGAACCTATAGGAACTATTACAAAGAAGTAGTAGGGGATAGTATAGGGACTTATTTTTCTTATGATTTTAAAGAAACAACCCAGTTACAATTGAGTATAGGAATTTCATACGTAAGTATAGAAAATGCCAGAGAAAATCTGGAAAAAGAGTTAGGCAAGAATACGTTTGAGTCGGTCTATTCAGAAACCAGAAAACAATGGGATAAGGTATTAGGAAGAATTGAAGTGAGTGGTGGAACAGAGAATGAAAAAACTATTTTTTACACCGCATTATATCATACACTCCTTCATCCGAATATACTCAATGATTACAATGGAGAATATCCGGCTATGGCAACACGAGAAACGAAACATACCACAGGAAATCGATTTACTGTTTTTTCTTTTTGGGATACCTATAGAAATTTACATGCACTGATGTCTTTGTTATATCCTAAACAACAATCGGATATGGTCAAAAGTATGTTGGCGATCTATAAGGAAAGTGGCTGGCTTCCCAAATGGGAACTCAATGCTACAGAAACCACGACTATGGTAGGAGACCCGGCAGGAATCGTAATTGCTGATACCTACCTGAGAGGAATTGATGATTTCGATATCGAAGTAGCTTATGAAGCCATGTGCAAAAGTGCAGATCAGATAACCGATAATCCATTACGCCCCGGTTTGGAAGATTATCTGCAAAAAGGGTATCTAACGACCAGTACTACCAGCAGTGGCTCGGTTTCCACCACTCAGGAATATAACATCAGTGATTTTGCAATTGCACAATTAGCTCAGAAACTAGGGAAAAAAGAAGCCTATGAACGTTATACAAAACGAGCAGTATCTTATAGAAAGTTATTTGATAAAAAATTAAACTTGTTACGTCCCAAAAATGATGATGGAAGCTGGTATCATCCGTTTAATCCGGATACCGGAGCTAATTTTGTGAAGAATTTTGGATTTATAGAGGGGAATTCCTGGCAGTATACATTTATGGTTACCCATGACATTCCGCATTTGATCAAGATGATGGGAGGAAAAGAACCTTTTACGAAACAACTAAAAAAAGTATTTGATAATAAGCAATTTGATATGGCAAATGAACCAGATATAGCATATCCTTTTTTATTTAATTATGTGAAGGGGAAAGAGCGACTTACTCAGGATATGGTTGATCAGTTGCGAACCACTTATTTTAAAAACAGCCCGGATGGGTTGCCGGGAAATGATGACACAGGCACCATGTCTGCATGGTTGATTTATACAATGATGGGGATATACCCTGTTAGCCCGGCAGAACCTATATATACGATTAGCAGACCAGTTTTTGACCGTGTTACAATTCATTTAGATCCTGCATATTATGAAGAAAATACATTGATCATTAAGAAAGAAGGAAACCCCAAAGGATATATTAAACATCTAGAACTCGGAGGCAAAAAACACGAACACTTTTTTATTACACATGATGAATTAACACGTACAGGATCCTTAACAATATACCTGAAATAA
- a CDS encoding PepSY-associated TM helix domain-containing protein — MTEQLRRKRHAKVLRFFRKVHRITGLFLFIFFLCISISGILLAWKKHSNGLILSDTYTGTSTDFKEWLPMETLQRYAYNTMKKTGLYNPSSTLKRIDVRIHKGIVKFVFSNYYGIQIDGATGAVLHIEKRYADLLEDIHDGSILDHWIGTDNGILKRVYATIMGGSLLVFCITGFWLWYGPKRMKKLKKTI, encoded by the coding sequence ATGACGGAGCAGTTAAGGAGAAAAAGACATGCCAAGGTATTAAGGTTTTTTAGAAAAGTACACCGCATCACAGGGCTTTTTCTTTTTATTTTTTTCTTATGTATTTCGATATCAGGTATCCTTCTCGCCTGGAAAAAACATAGCAATGGTCTTATCCTATCCGATACGTATACCGGAACCTCTACGGATTTTAAAGAATGGCTTCCTATGGAGACCTTACAACGCTATGCCTACAATACCATGAAAAAAACAGGATTGTATAATCCCTCTTCTACATTAAAACGTATTGATGTTAGAATACATAAGGGTATCGTTAAGTTTGTGTTCTCTAATTACTATGGAATACAGATTGACGGAGCTACCGGCGCCGTACTCCATATCGAAAAACGGTATGCAGATCTCTTGGAAGATATACACGACGGATCTATTCTCGATCATTGGATCGGAACTGATAATGGTATTCTAAAAAGAGTATATGCTACGATTATGGGAGGTTCTCTCTTAGTCTTTTGTATTACTGGTTTTTGGCTATGGTATGGTCCAAAAAGGATGAAAAAGCTAAAAAAAACCATATAA